The following DNA comes from Streptomyces sp. Ag109_O5-10.
ACATGGCCACGACCACGGCCGCCCCGGCGGCATTCCTCGACGCCCTGCGGACCGGGGCCGCCGAGCCGCCCGGGGCCGGCTGGCCGGCCTGGCTGTGGCGGCTCGCCGGCACCCTCCACGGCGCACTGCCGCCGCCCGCCGCGGACGCCTGGGCGACCCGTCTGCACGCGCTGCTCGGCTCCGCGACGCCTCCGGCCGGGCTGCGTGCCGTGCACGTCTGGCAGGCGGACACCGTGCTGCCGCTGCTCGCGGGCACGGCGGACACGGCCGCGCCGACGGCCCTGCACCGCGCGGCGGCCCGGGGCACACCGGCCGGCCGGACCACCTGGCGGTCCGCTCTCGGCCCGCTCCTGCTGCGGCTGCACGACGCCGCCTACGACCGTTCCTCCGCCTACGCGCAGGCCCTCGGGGGCGCCCGTGACCACGCCCTGGCCAACGGGTACCCGGCGGACGAGGCCGACGCGTACGGTCACGCGTACGCCCGTCTCGCCACCGAGGCGAACGCCCGCGCCTGTGCCGAGGCCCACGCGCAGGCCGTCGGCGCGGCGCTCGCGACGGCGTACGCGGCCGACGACGCCCGGGCCTACGCCGACACGTTCCCCGAAGCACAGCTCAGGGCCGTCCTGCGCGCCGCGGCGGCGGCCGACGCGCCCCGGCCGGGACCCCTGGCCGACGGCCTCCTGACGGCACTCACCACCTCGCGGCCCTGAACTCCAGGGCGGCGCCGGCCGGTTCGGGAGGGCGGACCAGCGGTCAGCGCAGAGACGGGAACCGGTCGCGCGGAAGCGGTCGCGCTCGGGCAGCGGACCAGGCGGGCGGACTGGGCCCGCGCTTGTCACGGTCGGTGGCCGCGGCTCGGTTCCATGACTCTGTTGATCGCTCGTTCGACGGTGTTGCGCTTCCCGTACCGCGCTCCGTCGAAGCCGTGACCCCGTCGCCGACGGACAGCGTGGCTGGAAGCGGCGTCCGGGAGTCTGCGACGGCTACGGCGCCGCCGTGCGGCCACGGTCCGGGAGCACCAGCCGACAGGTGTCCCCCGGCGCCACGAGCACCGCGCGGTCCGGTAGCCGGATGTCGATGGGCGAACGGTCGGAGGCGGGCACCAGTATCTCCAGCCGTCCTCGCGCCAGGCGCAGCCGTACACCCCAGTGCCCCCGGTAGCGGAGGGACACCGCGTACGTCGACAGCTCCGGCAGTGGCACCGGGTCGAGCCAGAGCGCTCCGTCGCGGGTCTCCAGCCCGGTGAGCCCACGCTGGACGAGGTCCAGGGTGCCCGCCATCGCGCCGAGGTGGATCCCCTCTCCGGTGGTGCCGCCCTGGACGTCGGCGATGTCGCCCCGCAGTGCCTCCTGGACGAACCTCCACGCGTCCGCGCGCCGGGCGCGGGCCAGCACCCAGCCGTGGACCAGGCCGCTGAGGGTGGAGCCGTGGCTGGTGCGGCTGAGGTAGTAGTCGACGGTGCGCGGCCAGATCCCGTCGTCCAGTGGGTAGCCCAACTGCTCGAAGAGTGCGCGGAGTTCGGCCGGTGAGAAGAGGTAACCGAGCATCAGGACATCGGCCTGCTTGGACGCTTTGTAGCGGTTGACGGTGTCGCCCTCCGCCTCCAGGATCCGGTCGAGGCGGCGGATGTCGCCGTATCGCTTGCGGTAGCCGTCCCAGTCGAGTTCGGCGAGGTCGCCGTAGCCGTCGAACTGGCTGACGACGCCGTCGTGGAAGGGGACGTGGAGGGTACGGGACACGTCCTCCCAGTGTGCGAACTCGCTGTCGTCGAGGCCGATCCGGCCGGTGAGTTCACGGCGGCGCGGCTCGGGCAGCGTGCGCAGCAGTTCCAGGGCGCGGGTGAGGACCCAGGCGGCGGTGACGTTGGTGTAGGCGTTGTCGTCGAGGCCGGGGTGCGGGGCGTCCGGGTAGGCGTCGTGGTATTCGTCGGGGCCCATCACGCCCTGGATGCGGTGCCGGCCGAGGCGGTCGTTCCAGGTGGCCGAGTCCGCCCAGAAGCGGGCGATCTGCAGGAGGGTCTCGGCGCCCTCGCCGTCCCGGAAGCCGGTGTCGCCGCTGGCCTCGCAGTACTGCCACACGTTGTAAGCGACGGCCGATCCGATGTGCCACTGGAGCCGCGAGTGGTCCGGGAGCCAACGTCCCGAGCGGGGGTTGAGGTGCAGTTCCTGGGACTCCTCGCGCCCGTCGCTGCCGCTCTGCCACGGGTACAGCGCACCGCGCCG
Coding sequences within:
- a CDS encoding glycoside hydrolase family 65 protein — protein: MSGWTWEYEGYLPADERLRESLCTLGNGYFATRGALPECTADDVHYPGTYAAGCYNRLTSDVAGRRIENEDMANLPNWLPLRFRLPGGDWLTPDTATVLDHRQVLHLATGLLERRTRFALGDGGVLSVRQVRVVHMDDAHLAALRTEFTTEGYAGELEVEAALDGSVTNAGVPRYRDLDGCHLTDVQGGVAAPDTVWLRCRTSTSGIRIGVAARLVSDARITGATPEPLRAVQRLRLGLTPGRTVAVDKIAAVHTSRDSAIGDPLRAAVDRVGAAPCFEALLDSHRTAWEHLWWRAELDVPGRAGQILRLHLFHVLQTLSPHTADLDVGVPARGLHGEAYRGHVFWDELFVLPFLNLHFPEVSRALLRYRYRRLEQACAAARAQGRRGALYPWQSGSDGREESQELHLNPRSGRWLPDHSRLQWHIGSAVAYNVWQYCEASGDTGFRDGEGAETLLQIARFWADSATWNDRLGRHRIQGVMGPDEYHDAYPDAPHPGLDDNAYTNVTAAWVLTRALELLRTLPEPRRRELTGRIGLDDSEFAHWEDVSRTLHVPFHDGVVSQFDGYGDLAELDWDGYRKRYGDIRRLDRILEAEGDTVNRYKASKQADVLMLGYLFSPAELRALFEQLGYPLDDGIWPRTVDYYLSRTSHGSTLSGLVHGWVLARARRADAWRFVQEALRGDIADVQGGTTGEGIHLGAMAGTLDLVQRGLTGLETRDGALWLDPVPLPELSTYAVSLRYRGHWGVRLRLARGRLEILVPASDRSPIDIRLPDRAVLVAPGDTCRLVLPDRGRTAAP